Proteins found in one Trichocoleus desertorum ATA4-8-CV12 genomic segment:
- a CDS encoding response regulator transcription factor, whose amino-acid sequence MKQSTPIRVLIADDHAVVRQGLATIINHDSEMTVIAQAEDGQQAIALYRQHQPDITLMDLRMPRMEGVEAITAICAEFRQARIAVLTTYDGDEDIYRGLRAGAQGYLLKDAKPNELLNAIRAIHSGEKYIPPAVGAKLLQRMNNPELSERELEVLRLMAQGMSNQEIGTALSIGESTIKSHVNRILSKLGVNDRVQAVIIAVKRGLVSL is encoded by the coding sequence ATGAAACAATCTACTCCGATTCGTGTTTTGATTGCTGATGATCATGCCGTTGTCAGGCAGGGACTGGCAACTATCATCAACCATGATTCAGAAATGACCGTCATTGCTCAGGCCGAAGATGGTCAGCAGGCGATCGCACTCTATCGTCAACACCAACCCGATATCACGCTCATGGATCTGCGCATGCCCAGAATGGAAGGAGTTGAAGCCATTACTGCGATTTGTGCCGAATTTAGACAGGCCCGGATTGCTGTGCTCACAACTTACGATGGGGATGAAGATATTTATCGTGGTTTGCGGGCAGGTGCTCAGGGCTACCTGCTCAAGGATGCTAAGCCCAACGAGCTTTTAAATGCCATTCGCGCCATTCATAGCGGTGAAAAATATATTCCACCAGCTGTGGGTGCGAAATTATTACAGAGGATGAACAATCCAGAACTCAGCGAACGAGAGTTAGAAGTGCTTCGTCTGATGGCGCAAGGGATGAGTAATCAAGAAATTGGCACAGCTTTAAGTATTGGTGAAAGTACCATCAAATCACATGTGAATCGTATTTTGAGCAAACTGGGAGTGAATGACCGCGTTCAGGCCGTGATTATTGCCGTTAAGCGTGGGCTTGTCAGTCTGTAG
- a CDS encoding DsbA family protein, whose protein sequence is MTYDHFNSFLAIPPSDHDHCHGLLDATVVLVLYGDYESFQSATGYRSIKAAQQELRDSLGDHNSCFIFRHFPQVQMHPHAQRAAEAAEAAATQGQFWQMHEMLFIHQQELENGYLVEYAQRLGLDIPHFLQDLSKGVYVDRILTDIQGGHRSGVETAPALFVNGIRYRERWTIEQLIAAIAVAVNQHF, encoded by the coding sequence ATGACTTACGACCATTTTAATAGCTTTTTAGCTATACCACCTTCAGATCATGATCATTGTCACGGTTTGCTAGATGCCACTGTAGTGCTCGTCCTGTATGGAGATTATGAATCTTTTCAGAGTGCAACTGGCTATCGGTCAATTAAAGCAGCTCAACAAGAGTTGAGAGACTCTTTGGGAGATCACAATTCATGTTTTATCTTTCGTCATTTTCCCCAGGTGCAAATGCATCCTCATGCCCAGCGAGCAGCGGAAGCAGCGGAAGCAGCAGCAACCCAAGGTCAATTTTGGCAGATGCACGAGATGCTGTTCATTCATCAACAGGAGTTGGAAAACGGCTATCTGGTCGAGTATGCCCAGCGTCTAGGGCTTGATATTCCTCATTTTTTGCAGGACTTATCCAAAGGAGTATATGTCGATCGCATCCTTACAGACATTCAAGGTGGACATCGAAGTGGCGTAGAAACTGCACCCGCTCTGTTTGTGAATGGGATTCGTTACCGCGAACGTTGGACGATTGAGCAATTGATAGCAGCCATTGCGGTGGCAGTTAATCAACATTTTTGA
- a CDS encoding cupin domain-containing protein: MTQSFWFFGSRLSIVADRTTTGGHYDLIEGYLPPGSQTPPHRHTRYSEQLYVLEGEFTIWADENKVVLGVGESFFIPIGTTHVVAALSDKPARGLVIAAPSAFAQLIAAVGTQDETTASDMALFERMSAEIGDEILGPPGTLPTVATRM; the protein is encoded by the coding sequence ATGACACAATCTTTCTGGTTTTTTGGTTCTCGCCTCAGCATCGTTGCCGATCGCACCACAACCGGAGGTCATTATGATTTGATTGAAGGCTATCTTCCACCAGGTTCACAGACTCCTCCCCATCGCCACACCCGTTACTCTGAACAGCTTTATGTGCTGGAAGGTGAGTTTACGATCTGGGCAGATGAGAACAAAGTTGTGTTAGGCGTAGGTGAAAGTTTCTTCATTCCTATCGGTACAACTCATGTGGTTGCTGCACTCAGTGACAAGCCAGCTCGCGGATTAGTCATTGCTGCCCCCAGTGCCTTTGCCCAGTTGATTGCAGCGGTGGGAACACAGGATGAAACAACAGCATCAGATATGGCTCTATTTGAGCGCATGAGTGCTGAAATTGGCGATGAGATTCTAGGCCCACCCGGAACTTTACCCACCGTTGCAACGAGGATGTAG
- a CDS encoding VOC family protein produces the protein MTSNTVSSQNMKLEIVVIPVADVDRSKDFYKTLGWRLDADFPGENGFRVVQLTPPGSECSIIFGKGVSLAEPGSVQGLYLIVYDIEAARAELVERGVEVSEIFHDIDGIFHHAGTEGRVPGTDPKRGDYASYASFSDPDGNGWVLQEVRVRLPGR, from the coding sequence ATGACTAGCAATACTGTAAGCAGCCAAAATATGAAACTCGAAATTGTGGTGATCCCCGTTGCCGATGTCGATCGCTCCAAAGACTTCTATAAAACGTTGGGATGGCGACTTGATGCTGATTTTCCTGGCGAGAATGGTTTCCGGGTGGTGCAATTAACTCCTCCCGGATCGGAGTGCTCAATCATCTTTGGTAAGGGAGTGTCGTTAGCCGAGCCAGGTTCAGTTCAAGGTTTGTACCTCATCGTTTATGACATCGAGGCAGCCCGCGCCGAACTCGTTGAGCGGGGTGTGGAGGTGAGCGAGATATTTCACGACATCGACGGCATCTTCCACCACGCCGGAACTGAGGGACGGGTACCGGGTACCGATCCGAAACGTGGCGACTATGCCTCGTATGCCTCGTTCAGTGATCCAGACGGCAACGGTTGGGTACTTCAAGAGGTTAGGGTGCGGCTTCCTGGACGGTAA
- a CDS encoding GMC family oxidoreductase, producing the protein MKTNFEHKFFEDERENYLHETDSHDIFAERVRRNQRQLTSELRHQYDFIVCGSGSSGSVVARRLAENPDVSVLLLEAGGSDDVPSVMEANQWPINLGSDRDWSFQGQPNRHVNGRSIPFSMGKVLGGGSSINIMVWARGHKQDWDLFASVANDPAWSYESILQIYRRLEDWHGAPDPMYRGTGGPVFVQPAPDPNPSAPATVEAARVVGIPTFENPNGRMMEAAKGAAISDVRVRNGKRESIFRSYVFPYLDRPNLTVLSQALVTRLTFQGKRVTGVEIAYQDAIYRIGAAVEVVLSLGAIHTPKVLMQSGIGDEVELQRFGIPVVQHLPGVGQNFQDHVAFDCVWEYETALEPRNNFSEAIFFTGHQSGMDSPDLFVCQAEVPKSSAENAVRFGLPGAGWTLFGALSHPKSRGRLRLTGADPSDPILIDANTLSDPDDLKTAIACVELCREVGNCAPLRPFVKREVMPGNLKGVELERFIRDAATSFWHETCTAKMGRDSMSVVDSNLRVYGIDNLRIADGSILPRITTGNTMAPCVIVGERAAEILHLEYQLQTTVKTDSVA; encoded by the coding sequence ATGAAGACGAATTTTGAGCACAAGTTCTTTGAGGATGAACGTGAGAACTATCTACATGAAACTGATAGCCATGATATTTTCGCCGAACGTGTTCGCCGCAACCAGCGCCAGCTCACCTCGGAGCTGAGGCACCAGTACGATTTTATTGTTTGCGGATCTGGATCTTCTGGCTCGGTAGTTGCCCGCAGACTAGCCGAGAATCCGGATGTCAGCGTTCTGCTGCTTGAAGCTGGAGGCAGCGATGATGTGCCCAGTGTCATGGAAGCGAATCAATGGCCGATTAACCTTGGCAGCGATCGCGACTGGAGCTTCCAGGGACAGCCGAATCGACATGTGAACGGTCGTTCGATTCCGTTCTCTATGGGCAAGGTACTCGGCGGTGGATCGAGCATCAACATCATGGTTTGGGCACGCGGACACAAGCAGGATTGGGATCTCTTCGCATCCGTTGCCAACGATCCTGCCTGGAGTTATGAATCCATCTTGCAGATTTATCGCCGTCTGGAAGATTGGCATGGTGCACCGGACCCAATGTATCGCGGCACGGGAGGACCAGTCTTTGTCCAGCCCGCACCAGATCCAAACCCGAGCGCACCCGCCACGGTCGAAGCAGCAAGGGTGGTGGGTATTCCGACGTTTGAAAATCCCAACGGACGCATGATGGAAGCGGCGAAGGGTGCTGCTATCAGCGATGTGCGAGTCCGCAATGGCAAGCGCGAATCCATATTCCGTTCTTACGTCTTCCCGTATCTGGATCGACCAAACCTGACGGTTCTCAGTCAGGCACTGGTCACACGGCTAACGTTCCAGGGCAAACGGGTTACTGGCGTGGAGATTGCTTATCAGGATGCGATCTATCGCATTGGTGCGGCAGTCGAAGTCGTGCTGTCGCTTGGTGCAATCCATACGCCGAAAGTGCTGATGCAATCGGGTATTGGCGATGAGGTTGAGTTGCAGCGATTTGGCATTCCTGTCGTGCAGCACCTTCCCGGTGTGGGGCAAAATTTTCAAGACCACGTTGCCTTCGATTGTGTCTGGGAATATGAAACCGCTCTCGAACCCAGAAACAACTTCTCCGAGGCAATCTTTTTCACGGGCCACCAGTCCGGGATGGACAGTCCAGACTTATTTGTCTGTCAGGCCGAGGTGCCAAAATCCAGTGCTGAGAATGCCGTCCGGTTTGGGCTGCCTGGTGCAGGCTGGACGTTATTTGGGGCGCTCTCACATCCCAAAAGCCGAGGCCGTCTACGCCTGACGGGAGCCGATCCATCCGACCCAATTCTGATTGATGCCAACACGCTGTCTGACCCGGACGATCTCAAAACTGCGATCGCTTGCGTCGAACTCTGTCGCGAAGTTGGTAACTGTGCGCCGCTGCGTCCGTTCGTCAAGCGTGAAGTCATGCCAGGTAATTTGAAAGGAGTTGAACTTGAACGCTTTATTCGAGATGCTGCGACCAGTTTCTGGCACGAAACCTGCACCGCGAAGATGGGTCGAGATTCTATGTCGGTGGTGGATAGCAACCTGAGAGTGTATGGAATTGACAATCTCCGGATTGCTGATGGATCGATTCTGCCGCGAATAACCACGGGCAACACGATGGCTCCCTGCGTGATCGTCGGGGAGCGGGCAGCAGAAATTCTACATCTCGAATACCAGCTGCAAACCACCGTAAAAACAGACTCAGTCGCATAA
- a CDS encoding SDR family NAD(P)-dependent oxidoreductase — protein MTTQKVWFITGASRGFGLEITQAALAAGDRVVAAVRSDPAQLTATLHNHPDLYVVQMDVTQESQVREAVKQGIARFGRVDVLVNNAGFGMVSAIEEATDAEVRKQYDTNVFGLLNVTRALLPYLRQQRCGRVINISSLFAYDAVAGWGLYGSTKFAVEGISKGLAVELAPFGIHVTAVAPGLFSTDFLSTESYVAAKTIIADYQETVGAMRRGADTLHGNQPGDPKKLAQVMIQLANTERPPLHLPLGKDAVDLCQKNATKMSQELETWLPVCLSTDHDHRVTAATTA, from the coding sequence ATGACAACGCAGAAAGTATGGTTCATTACGGGAGCTTCCAGAGGCTTTGGGTTAGAAATTACCCAAGCAGCCCTAGCGGCAGGCGATCGCGTTGTGGCAGCGGTTCGCAGTGATCCCGCACAACTTACTGCTACCCTGCACAACCACCCGGATCTGTATGTGGTGCAGATGGATGTCACCCAGGAAAGCCAGGTACGAGAGGCTGTAAAGCAAGGTATTGCCCGTTTTGGTCGGGTTGATGTTCTAGTCAATAATGCTGGGTTTGGCATGGTGAGCGCGATCGAAGAAGCTACGGATGCTGAAGTTCGCAAACAGTACGACACCAACGTGTTTGGTTTACTGAATGTGACTCGTGCCCTGTTGCCCTACCTGCGCCAACAAAGGTGCGGGCGAGTGATCAATATCTCGTCTTTGTTTGCCTACGATGCCGTTGCGGGTTGGGGATTGTATGGGTCCACTAAATTTGCCGTCGAAGGCATCTCCAAAGGGCTAGCAGTCGAACTGGCTCCCTTTGGCATCCACGTTACAGCAGTGGCTCCTGGCCTTTTTAGTACCGACTTCTTGAGCACTGAATCTTATGTTGCTGCTAAAACTATTATCGCCGATTACCAGGAAACGGTAGGAGCGATGCGTAGGGGAGCCGATACGCTACATGGAAACCAGCCCGGTGATCCGAAAAAGTTGGCTCAGGTGATGATTCAACTCGCCAATACAGAACGTCCACCACTGCATTTGCCCCTCGGAAAAGATGCGGTCGATCTGTGCCAGAAGAATGCCACAAAAATGTCACAGGAACTCGAAACATGGCTACCAGTATGCCTCAGTACTGACCATGACCATCGCGTTACGGCTGCGACCACAGCCTGA
- a CDS encoding SDR family oxidoreductase: protein MGTEQKVAVITGASQGIGAALVKAYRDRNYRVIATSRSIQPSDDDEVITISGDIADRKTAERAIVEGVTRFGCIDTLINNAGIFIAKPFTEYTKDDYEVYLGTNVAGFFHMTQLAIAEMEKQGSGHIVQISTSLVDNAIAGVPSVLASLTKGGLNAATKSLAIEYAKRGIRVNAIGLGIIKTPMNPPETHAQLDALHPIRHMGEISDVVDAILYLESANFVTGEILHVDGGQSAGH from the coding sequence ATGGGCACTGAACAGAAAGTTGCTGTAATCACTGGTGCGTCGCAAGGCATCGGTGCAGCTCTGGTCAAGGCGTACCGCGATCGCAACTACCGGGTAATTGCAACCTCACGCTCAATACAACCCTCAGATGACGATGAAGTCATAACGATATCTGGTGACATCGCCGATCGAAAAACTGCGGAGCGGGCGATCGTCGAAGGTGTGACCCGATTTGGGTGCATCGACACACTGATCAACAACGCTGGCATCTTCATCGCCAAGCCATTTACCGAGTACACCAAGGATGATTACGAGGTGTACCTGGGCACTAACGTTGCTGGCTTCTTTCACATGACACAACTCGCGATCGCTGAGATGGAGAAACAGGGTAGTGGACATATCGTGCAGATCTCGACGAGCCTAGTTGACAACGCGATCGCTGGTGTACCCTCTGTACTCGCGTCTCTGACAAAAGGCGGACTGAATGCCGCGACCAAATCCCTCGCGATCGAGTATGCCAAGCGCGGTATCCGGGTGAACGCGATCGGGCTGGGTATCATCAAGACGCCAATGAATCCCCCGGAGACCCATGCACAGCTTGATGCCCTACACCCGATCAGACATATGGGCGAGATCTCCGATGTCGTCGATGCCATCCTCTACCTCGAATCAGCCAACTTTGTAACGGGCGAAATCCTGCACGTCGATGGTGGACAGAGTGCGGGGCATTAA
- a CDS encoding NIPSNAP family protein, giving the protein MVDRVRGIKGMIYELRIYRAMPGRLPALLSRFQNHTIQIWEKHGIRQAGFWTTLIGESESNLIYLLAWNSMAEREDRWSAFLADPEWIAIKTETEKDGQLVQNISSELLAPTAFSSVK; this is encoded by the coding sequence ATGGTGGACAGAGTGCGGGGCATTAAAGGCATGATCTACGAATTACGCATTTATCGCGCCATGCCCGGACGACTACCCGCGCTGCTTTCGCGCTTCCAGAACCACACAATACAGATTTGGGAAAAGCATGGCATCCGTCAGGCTGGATTTTGGACAACGTTAATTGGCGAGAGCGAGAGTAACCTCATCTACCTGCTGGCGTGGAACAGCATGGCTGAGCGTGAGGATCGTTGGAGTGCATTCCTCGCCGACCCTGAATGGATCGCGATCAAAACCGAAACCGAGAAGGATGGACAACTCGTGCAAAACATCAGCAGCGAGTTGCTAGCCCCGACTGCCTTTTCCTCAGTGAAGTGA
- a CDS encoding VOC family protein: MSSNHVSPNMKLEVVLFNVSDIDRAKAFYANLGWRFDIDVVGGDFRGIQMTPPNSDASIIFGKGVTPNNSGSTQNLVLAVDDLDAVRKDLSDRGVNVSEIFHYAGGPFNNAVENSHVGGRDPEGRSYFSFASFEDPDGNVWLLQEIQTRLPGRLWDSTPAQDLDVATLATLLRETAEHHDSYEKAHGEHHWWDWYAPYLSARQSGSTPEEAAAAADRYMEKILPALAK, encoded by the coding sequence ATGAGCAGCAATCACGTCAGTCCAAACATGAAACTCGAAGTGGTGTTATTCAACGTTTCCGACATCGATCGCGCGAAAGCATTCTACGCAAATCTCGGCTGGCGGTTCGACATCGATGTGGTGGGTGGCGACTTTCGTGGCATCCAGATGACGCCACCCAACTCGGACGCTTCGATTATCTTCGGTAAGGGAGTCACTCCCAACAATTCTGGCTCGACGCAAAACCTAGTCCTCGCCGTGGATGATCTCGATGCTGTCCGCAAAGATTTGAGCGATCGCGGTGTCAATGTGAGTGAGATCTTCCACTACGCTGGTGGGCCTTTTAACAACGCCGTGGAAAACTCCCATGTCGGTGGGCGTGACCCGGAAGGTCGTTCCTACTTCTCATTTGCCTCGTTCGAAGATCCGGACGGGAATGTCTGGTTGCTCCAGGAAATCCAAACGCGGCTTCCTGGTCGCCTATGGGACTCTACGCCAGCACAAGACCTAGATGTTGCAACCCTTGCAACCTTGCTCCGCGAGACGGCAGAGCACCACGACTCCTACGAGAAGGCTCACGGCGAGCATCATTGGTGGGACTGGTATGCGCCCTATCTAAGTGCCCGTCAGAGTGGCAGTACTCCAGAAGAGGCAGCCGCCGCCGCTGACCGCTACATGGAGAAGATTTTGCCTGCTCTTGCCAAATGA
- a CDS encoding epoxide hydrolase → MPEKINHPRRRFLGIAGMTIATTQLGRISSAIAQSSQTQPQEPPTAQPRTVPSTDPTAIRPFRINIPQEALVDLRQRIAATRWPEKETVADYSQGLQLATMQKLTRYWATDYDWRKVEAKLKALPHFITEIDGLDIHFIHVRSQYENALPLIVTHGWPGSIIEQLKIIDPLTNPTAHGGSASDAFHVVVPSMPGYGFSGKPTTTGWGVERMARAWDVLMKRLGYNRYVAQGGDWGAFVVDLMGVQAPAGLLAIHTNYPGAVPADVYKALLAGDPVPSGLSVEERRAYEQLDKTLKQKVAYAKYMASRPQTLYGIADSPVGLAAWLLDHDDDGGQPAAAVVAALNRTTSTTGELTRDEILDNITLYWLTNTGVSASRLYWEYKGGFWDAKGVSIPVAVSVFPGEAYQAPRSWTERAYPNLIYFNQLDKGGHFAAWEQPTIFTQELRAAFRSLR, encoded by the coding sequence ATGCCTGAAAAAATCAACCATCCACGCCGCCGCTTTCTAGGTATCGCGGGCATGACGATCGCAACTACACAGCTAGGTCGAATCAGTTCGGCGATCGCCCAATCAAGCCAAACACAACCCCAGGAGCCCCCCACGGCTCAACCCAGAACCGTGCCGTCCACCGACCCAACCGCCATCCGCCCCTTCCGTATCAACATCCCGCAAGAGGCGCTTGTCGATCTCCGCCAACGCATCGCGGCGACCCGCTGGCCTGAAAAGGAGACGGTCGCTGACTACTCGCAGGGCTTGCAGCTCGCGACGATGCAGAAACTCACACGCTACTGGGCAACCGATTACGATTGGCGCAAGGTCGAAGCGAAACTGAAAGCCCTGCCGCACTTCATCACCGAGATCGATGGGCTAGACATTCATTTCATTCACGTGCGATCGCAATATGAGAACGCATTGCCGCTCATCGTCACGCACGGTTGGCCTGGCTCAATCATCGAGCAGCTAAAGATTATCGATCCACTGACTAATCCCACGGCACATGGCGGAAGCGCATCGGACGCTTTCCATGTGGTGGTTCCGTCGATGCCTGGCTACGGCTTCTCCGGCAAGCCGACTACTACGGGCTGGGGCGTCGAGCGCATGGCACGTGCTTGGGACGTGTTGATGAAACGTCTCGGCTACAACCGCTACGTCGCTCAGGGTGGTGACTGGGGTGCGTTTGTGGTTGACCTGATGGGTGTACAGGCACCGGCGGGATTGCTCGCCATCCACACCAACTACCCTGGTGCCGTTCCAGCCGATGTCTATAAGGCTCTCCTGGCTGGCGACCCGGTGCCATCCGGTCTCTCGGTTGAGGAACGACGCGCCTATGAGCAGCTGGACAAAACGTTGAAGCAAAAAGTTGCCTATGCCAAATATATGGCGTCGCGCCCGCAAACGTTGTACGGCATTGCGGATTCACCCGTCGGACTGGCCGCTTGGCTGCTTGACCACGATGATGATGGCGGTCAGCCAGCGGCGGCGGTCGTCGCGGCTCTGAACCGGACCACGAGCACCACGGGCGAACTGACGCGGGACGAGATTCTCGACAACATCACGCTGTATTGGCTGACGAACACGGGGGTCTCTGCGTCTCGCCTCTATTGGGAGTATAAAGGTGGTTTTTGGGACGCCAAGGGCGTCTCCATTCCGGTGGCCGTGAGCGTCTTTCCCGGCGAGGCATATCAGGCCCCACGAAGCTGGACCGAGCGGGCGTATCCCAATCTCATCTACTTCAACCAGCTCGACAAAGGTGGACACTTTGCAGCGTGGGAGCAACCAACAATTTTTACTCAGGAACTCAGGGCGGCGTTCAGGTCGCTGCGCTAA